The Verrucomicrobiota bacterium genome has a segment encoding these proteins:
- a CDS encoding iron chelate uptake ABC transporter family permease subunit: MPHAEAGFPVLALASQNEALSWPLFWEVFSLQTYNTRLVVVSAALLGLASGLVGTFLLLRKRSLVGDALSHATLPGIGLAFLLATSLGWEAKALPVLLTGAALTGIVGFLIVLAIRNTTRLKDDAAMGLVLSVFFGGGIVLLSMAQTLPQAAGLESFIYGKAASMVPSDFFLIASFTVAAAAAAFLLQKEFTLLCFDEPFASAQGWPTRRLDVLLLLLVTAVTVVGLQAVGLILVIAFLITPATAARFWTHSLPKMLWLSGLLGAASGWLGATLSALLPGLPAGAVIVLAAAFLFLLSLFFGTARGVLPRRVQSLRLNRKVGRQHLLRAFYEILERRHPAAQSLQPNEAIRLRDLQGHRSWPPRQLQRLLRQAQQEDHLEESQDRDWLRLSESGFGEAARITRNHRLWETYLIHHADIAPSHVDRDADMIEHVLDADLVQRLETELRSRGAWIPSPHLLSGQ, encoded by the coding sequence ATGCCACACGCTGAAGCCGGCTTTCCCGTCCTCGCCCTCGCGAGCCAAAATGAGGCGCTCTCTTGGCCCCTCTTCTGGGAAGTATTCTCGCTGCAAACCTACAACACGCGCCTCGTGGTGGTAAGCGCCGCTCTTCTCGGGCTGGCCTCGGGTTTGGTGGGGACCTTTCTCTTGCTGCGGAAGCGTTCTCTCGTGGGCGATGCCCTGTCCCACGCCACCTTGCCAGGGATTGGGCTGGCCTTTCTCCTCGCCACCAGCCTGGGCTGGGAAGCCAAAGCCCTGCCGGTGCTCCTGACGGGCGCCGCCCTCACGGGGATCGTCGGATTTTTGATCGTTCTGGCCATCCGAAACACCACTCGCCTGAAAGACGACGCTGCCATGGGCCTGGTCTTGAGCGTCTTTTTCGGAGGGGGCATTGTCCTCCTCTCCATGGCCCAAACCCTGCCCCAGGCAGCCGGGCTCGAGTCGTTCATTTACGGAAAGGCCGCCTCCATGGTGCCAAGTGATTTCTTCCTCATCGCCAGCTTCACCGTAGCGGCCGCCGCGGCCGCCTTTCTGCTGCAAAAGGAGTTTACTCTTCTTTGTTTCGATGAGCCGTTCGCCTCGGCGCAAGGCTGGCCCACGCGAAGGCTCGACGTTCTCTTGTTGCTGCTCGTCACGGCCGTGACCGTCGTGGGACTGCAAGCGGTCGGCCTCATTCTGGTCATTGCCTTTCTCATCACGCCAGCGACCGCCGCCCGTTTTTGGACCCACTCTCTCCCAAAAATGCTTTGGCTGAGCGGCCTCTTGGGCGCGGCCAGCGGTTGGTTGGGGGCTACCTTGAGCGCTCTTCTGCCCGGGCTGCCAGCCGGGGCGGTCATCGTCCTGGCGGCGGCCTTTCTCTTTCTCTTAAGCCTCTTCTTCGGAACCGCCCGCGGAGTCTTGCCGCGACGGGTTCAATCCCTCCGCCTCAACCGCAAAGTCGGTCGACAGCACCTGCTGCGCGCCTTCTACGAAATCCTCGAACGCCGCCACCCCGCCGCTCAATCGCTGCAACCCAATGAGGCCATCCGACTCCGTGATCTTCAAGGCCATCGAAGCTGGCCCCCTCGCCAGCTCCAGCGGCTGCTTCGCCAGGCCCAGCAGGAAGACCATCTCGAAGAGAGCCAGGATCGCGACTGGCTGCGACTCTCGGAGAGCGGCTTCGGCGAAGCCGCCCGCATCACTCGCAATCACCGTCTCTGGGAAACCTACCTCATCCACCACGCGGACATCGCCCCCAGTCACGTCGATCGAGATGCCGACATGATCGAGCACGTCCTCGACGCCGACCTCGTGCAACGTCTCGAAACCGAACTCCGAAGTCGCGGAGCCTGGATCCCCAGCCCCCACCTCCTCAGCGGTCAATAA